A window of Bradyrhizobium sp. AZCC 1610 contains these coding sequences:
- a CDS encoding alcohol dehydrogenase catalytic domain-containing protein — MNVVPRSNSIMQAAVFHGGDRITIERIAMPEVSTGEVLVRVSRTALCGSDFKLWHKGAEFTAGHEIFGVVEQPGHPMHGKRCAVYIPLHCDRCAACQRGDTQMCLEVSSLIGWNRPGGYAEYVPVPENCLLPVPDDIEDSLAPLLLDVIGTSGHAVRFVSRIVPPQEASPVLVMGAGPIGLGVVLALRSLGYRDIHVADPNAARLKIAQSFGAKAHPVGHTSRRFALIMECSGAHAARNLGIELVLPRGALVLVGENVAPWTIEEGKVFRRKDFYMIRTFYFPVSDFEPNVALLRRYKEEYRVLVDGEFGLSALPENFARFAKGELIKPVLALD, encoded by the coding sequence ATGAACGTCGTTCCGCGATCCAATTCGATCATGCAGGCTGCCGTGTTCCACGGCGGCGACCGCATCACCATCGAGCGCATTGCGATGCCGGAAGTGTCGACTGGCGAGGTGCTGGTGCGCGTCTCGCGCACGGCGCTGTGCGGCTCCGATTTCAAGCTCTGGCACAAGGGCGCCGAATTCACCGCCGGTCACGAGATCTTTGGCGTGGTCGAGCAGCCCGGCCATCCCATGCACGGCAAACGGTGTGCCGTCTACATCCCGCTGCATTGCGACCGCTGCGCGGCTTGCCAACGCGGCGATACGCAGATGTGCCTTGAGGTATCGAGCCTGATCGGCTGGAACAGGCCCGGCGGCTACGCCGAGTACGTCCCGGTTCCGGAAAATTGCCTACTGCCGGTGCCTGACGACATCGAAGATAGCCTGGCCCCGCTTCTGCTCGACGTCATCGGCACGTCAGGTCATGCCGTGCGTTTTGTCAGTCGTATCGTGCCGCCGCAGGAAGCGAGTCCGGTTCTGGTGATGGGCGCGGGGCCGATTGGGCTCGGCGTGGTGCTGGCATTGCGCAGTCTCGGCTATCGCGACATTCATGTCGCCGATCCCAATGCGGCGCGCCTCAAGATCGCGCAGTCCTTCGGCGCGAAGGCGCATCCGGTCGGCCATACGTCGAGGCGGTTTGCGCTGATCATGGAATGCTCAGGCGCGCATGCGGCCCGCAATCTCGGGATCGAGCTCGTCTTGCCGCGCGGAGCCCTTGTGCTGGTTGGCGAGAACGTCGCGCCCTGGACGATCGAGGAGGGCAAGGTGTTTCGGCGCAAGGATTTCTACATGATCCGCACCTTCTATTTTCCGGTTAGCGATTTCGAGCCGAACGTGGCGCTGCTGCGCCGGTACAAGGAAGAATATCGTGTCCTCGTCGATGGCGAATTCGGGCTCTCGGCGCTGCCGGAGAACTTTGCGCGCTTTGCCAAGGGCGAGTTGATCAAGCCCGTGCTGGCGCTGGATTAG
- a CDS encoding carbohydrate ABC transporter permease, whose product MTDAPITDAWIRRLNLLQLVVAGIVVLTPTLWMVLSSLKPSFEVTAYPPTLIFTPTLENYAQLTKTTPFVSYAINSLIVTIGSTALGLLFGIPAAFAVSWTRISWPAILTLAARMAPGTLFLLPWYVMFRQVGMIGSYTALILSHAVITLPIVIWVLLPSFDGIPRSVFEAAQVDGCSVTRILWRIALPLVASGVAVASILAFVFSWNYFLFALVLSNGDSKTLIAAAFNFIGEGSTQWGALMAAATLIALPPLILAALVQRWLVSGLTLGAVKG is encoded by the coding sequence GTGACCGACGCGCCGATCACCGATGCCTGGATACGCCGCCTCAACCTGCTTCAGCTCGTGGTCGCCGGCATCGTTGTGCTGACGCCGACCCTCTGGATGGTGTTGTCCTCGCTGAAGCCGTCATTCGAGGTGACAGCTTATCCGCCGACGCTGATATTCACCCCGACGCTCGAGAACTATGCGCAGCTTACAAAAACGACGCCTTTCGTTAGCTACGCAATCAACAGCCTGATCGTCACCATCGGCTCGACCGCACTCGGCCTGTTGTTCGGAATTCCCGCGGCGTTTGCGGTATCGTGGACGCGCATTTCATGGCCGGCGATATTGACGCTGGCGGCGCGGATGGCGCCTGGCACGCTATTCCTGCTGCCGTGGTACGTGATGTTCCGTCAGGTCGGCATGATCGGCTCCTACACCGCGCTCATCCTGAGCCATGCCGTCATCACGCTTCCGATCGTCATATGGGTGCTGTTGCCGTCGTTTGACGGCATTCCGCGCAGCGTCTTTGAAGCGGCACAGGTCGATGGCTGCAGCGTCACGCGCATTCTCTGGCGGATAGCGCTGCCGCTGGTTGCCTCCGGCGTGGCCGTGGCGTCCATTCTGGCCTTCGTGTTTTCCTGGAATTATTTCCTGTTCGCGCTGGTGCTCTCGAATGGCGACAGCAAGACGTTGATTGCAGCGGCATTCAACTTTATCGGCGAAGGATCGACGCAATGGGGCGCATTGATGGCCGCGGCGACCCTGATCGCGCTGCCGCCACTGATTTTGGCTGCGCTGGTTCAGCGCTGGCTGGTATCCGGGCTGACGCTTGGCGCGGTGAAGGGTTAG
- a CDS encoding ABC transporter ATP-binding protein: MASISIRNLVKCYGNYTVIPDLNMEIADHEFVVFVGPSGCGKSTLLRIIAGLEPITAGDLYIGDRRVNGVRPAQRDIAMVFQDYALYPHMRVYENMSFALELRGTPKAEIDARVKRAAALLHIEPYLNRKPKELSGGQRQRVAMGRAIVRNPKAFLFDEPLSNLDAKLRGQVRAEIKALSQELKTTMIFVTHDQIEAMTMADRIVVMQGGTVQQYDTPETVYERPANQFVAGFIGSPAMNFLPVEWREDRAVFSHDGTVVPLNGECGGRLRAAGNGVLGIRPEHFALVADPADGIAVNIRLVEPLGSDTLIHFDIAGASAIARVDPSLRPKVGDCLRLRPQAGKAHLFNGSDGQVLR, translated from the coding sequence ATGGCCTCGATCTCGATCCGCAACCTCGTCAAGTGCTACGGCAATTACACCGTGATCCCCGATCTCAATATGGAGATCGCGGACCACGAATTCGTCGTCTTCGTTGGCCCCTCCGGCTGCGGAAAGTCGACATTGCTCAGGATCATCGCAGGGCTCGAGCCAATCACGGCGGGCGATCTCTATATCGGCGACAGGCGCGTCAACGGTGTGCGGCCGGCGCAGCGCGATATCGCCATGGTGTTCCAGGACTACGCGCTCTATCCGCATATGCGGGTCTACGAGAACATGTCCTTTGCGCTGGAGCTGCGCGGCACGCCGAAGGCCGAGATCGACGCACGGGTCAAGCGCGCGGCAGCGCTGCTGCACATCGAGCCTTATCTGAACCGCAAGCCGAAAGAATTGTCCGGCGGCCAGCGCCAGCGCGTGGCGATGGGCCGCGCGATCGTACGCAATCCAAAAGCATTTTTGTTTGACGAGCCGCTCTCCAACCTCGACGCAAAGCTGCGGGGCCAGGTGCGCGCCGAGATCAAGGCGCTGTCGCAGGAGCTCAAGACCACAATGATCTTCGTCACCCACGACCAGATCGAGGCCATGACCATGGCCGACCGGATCGTGGTGATGCAGGGTGGCACGGTGCAGCAATACGATACGCCGGAAACGGTGTATGAGCGGCCGGCGAACCAGTTCGTGGCCGGCTTCATCGGCTCGCCCGCGATGAATTTCCTTCCCGTCGAGTGGCGCGAGGATCGCGCTGTCTTTTCCCACGATGGGACCGTCGTGCCTCTGAACGGTGAGTGCGGTGGCCGGCTGCGAGCAGCCGGCAACGGTGTACTTGGAATTCGTCCCGAGCACTTCGCTTTAGTGGCGGATCCGGCCGACGGCATTGCTGTCAATATCAGGCTCGTCGAACCGCTCGGCTCGGACACGCTGATTCACTTCGATATTGCCGGCGCTTCGGCTATTGCGCGGGTCGATCCGTCGCTGCGCCCGAAGGTCGGCGATTGTCTCCGGCTTCGTCCGCAGGCTGGGAAGGCGCATCTGTTCAACGGCAGCGACGGTCAGGTGTTGCGGTGA
- a CDS encoding sugar kinase, producing MNQPGRIGDRVALADIASEARRVRVICLGLSALDQIWRVDRLFFGQSEKIRSLDYATLGGGMAANAAVTVARLGGSAAFWGRGGDDAAGHEMRSAFVAEGVDVENFRLFSDGRSSVSGIIVDKSGERQIVNFRGLYPEAADWLPVEEVARASSVLADPRWVEGAAVLFGRARALGIPTVLDGDVADAEVFERLLPLTDHAVFSEPALASFAGSVNDESLPNLARFKCRVIAVTRGHGGVSWYEEGSLHRQAAYPVDVVDTTGAGDVFHGAYAFAVGVGLEVRDAMAFAAASAALKCTHSGGRVGIPSINDCLAFMRTNP from the coding sequence GTGAACCAACCCGGCAGGATCGGAGATCGCGTCGCGCTGGCGGACATCGCGTCCGAGGCCAGGCGCGTCCGGGTCATCTGCCTGGGCTTGTCCGCGCTCGACCAGATCTGGCGTGTCGATCGGCTCTTCTTCGGTCAAAGCGAGAAGATCAGGAGTCTCGACTATGCGACGCTCGGTGGCGGCATGGCGGCGAACGCTGCCGTGACGGTCGCCCGGCTCGGCGGTTCGGCCGCGTTCTGGGGCCGGGGCGGGGACGACGCAGCCGGGCACGAGATGCGATCGGCCTTCGTGGCCGAAGGCGTCGACGTCGAGAACTTCAGGCTATTTTCTGATGGCCGCTCGTCCGTCTCTGGCATCATCGTCGACAAATCCGGCGAGCGGCAGATTGTGAATTTTCGCGGCCTCTACCCCGAAGCTGCCGATTGGCTTCCGGTGGAAGAGGTGGCGCGCGCGTCGTCGGTGTTGGCCGATCCACGCTGGGTTGAGGGTGCGGCGGTCCTGTTTGGCAGAGCACGTGCGCTCGGTATTCCCACGGTGCTCGATGGCGACGTCGCCGATGCCGAGGTTTTCGAACGGCTGCTGCCGCTCACGGATCATGCAGTCTTCTCTGAACCGGCGCTCGCTTCCTTTGCGGGATCGGTGAACGATGAATCCCTCCCGAACCTCGCGCGCTTCAAGTGTCGCGTGATTGCGGTGACGCGCGGTCACGGCGGAGTTAGCTGGTACGAAGAGGGCAGTCTGCACCGGCAAGCCGCTTATCCCGTCGATGTCGTGGACACCACGGGGGCCGGCGATGTCTTCCACGGTGCCTACGCCTTTGCGGTAGGCGTCGGTCTTGAGGTGCGCGACGCCATGGCGTTTGCCGCCGCGAGCGCCGCGCTGAAATGCACCCACTCCGGCGGCCGCGTCGGAATCCCATCCATCAACGATTGTCTTGCATTCATGAGGACGAACCCATGA
- a CDS encoding tagatose 1,6-diphosphate aldolase produces the protein MRTIGKNRGLARLADADGHFCMVALDQRPPLFDAIAQARGITRDQVEYADVTAAKRLLVENLAPHCSSMLFDPNFAVPAAIDLLPARCGLIMTLEEHRVEETPGGRKSRAITNWSVEKIRSMGGDAVKVLAWYRPDADPAVNEHQKRFVREIGQDCARYDIPYVLELLVYPFLGSANHTADYVESPGKLPGLVVESVREFAKPEYGVDLLKLESPLAANSLPPRDGSPAALAAQKEFDAIGDVCRERSIPWVLLSGGAAPEKFERVLDFAYTAGAGGFLAGRTIWLNAVLKNFPDRAAVAASLRKDGLAVLERLNDLTTAKGTQWRACFPAFSDIKQEGDFARAY, from the coding sequence ATGAGAACGATTGGAAAGAACCGCGGCCTTGCGCGCCTGGCGGACGCGGACGGCCACTTCTGCATGGTCGCGTTGGATCAGCGGCCGCCGCTGTTCGACGCCATCGCGCAGGCGAGGGGCATTACGCGGGATCAGGTCGAATATGCTGACGTGACCGCCGCCAAGCGTCTCCTCGTCGAAAACCTCGCGCCTCACTGCAGCTCGATGCTGTTCGATCCGAACTTCGCCGTGCCTGCGGCGATCGACCTGTTGCCGGCACGTTGCGGACTCATCATGACGCTCGAGGAGCACCGCGTCGAGGAAACGCCGGGCGGACGCAAGTCGCGGGCGATCACCAATTGGAGCGTCGAGAAGATCCGCTCCATGGGCGGCGACGCCGTAAAAGTGCTCGCTTGGTATCGGCCGGATGCGGATCCGGCGGTGAACGAGCATCAGAAGCGGTTCGTGCGCGAGATCGGGCAGGACTGTGCGCGCTACGATATTCCTTATGTGCTGGAGCTCCTGGTCTATCCCTTCCTCGGCAGCGCCAATCATACGGCTGACTACGTAGAGTCTCCGGGCAAGCTCCCGGGCCTCGTGGTCGAAAGCGTGCGCGAGTTCGCCAAGCCGGAATATGGCGTCGATCTCCTGAAGCTGGAAAGCCCGCTTGCCGCCAACAGCCTGCCGCCGCGCGACGGAAGTCCCGCGGCGCTGGCGGCGCAGAAGGAATTTGACGCGATCGGCGACGTCTGCCGCGAACGCAGCATCCCCTGGGTGCTGCTGTCGGGCGGCGCGGCGCCGGAGAAATTCGAACGCGTGCTGGATTTTGCCTATACAGCGGGTGCAGGCGGCTTCCTCGCCGGACGAACGATCTGGCTCAATGCCGTGCTCAAGAACTTTCCGGACCGCGCAGCGGTTGCAGCAAGCCTACGCAAGGATGGCCTTGCCGTGCTGGAACGGTTAAATGATCTCACCACGGCCAAAGGAACGCAATGGAGGGCATGCTTTCCGGCATTCAGCGACATCAAGCAGGAGGGCGACTTCGCACGCGCCTACTGA